Proteins encoded in a region of the Sceloporus undulatus isolate JIND9_A2432 ecotype Alabama chromosome 11, SceUnd_v1.1, whole genome shotgun sequence genome:
- the LOC121916900 gene encoding leucine-rich repeat-containing protein 75A-like: MGAKQTKAGCALPSAEEGGQVPRVPRPRRRLLSSSPSWPWPWWPPGGELLAALHPPPAPPSPSPSPPSGSVSAPYLRRVGLVQELLRLAKQGRRHEATLLLRSLRQDLGLESTSLDDVLYRYASFRNLVDPISHDLILGLARYIHCPRAEGDSLGALEKLCRQLTYHLSPHSQWRRQGLVKKKPHACLKAVLVGNPLDNTVDLSGIPLTPKDLERVAAYLRSSSSLVENVELCFTELTDEMFLQLLPVLSALPRLATLSLNGNRLTKAVLRDLTEALKDPRNFPSVTWIDLGNNVDIFSLPQPFLVSLKKRCPTQGSLPTILEFGEGQASDTEGQESLSPSRVRDTPADGPEMVEVRLWPGASDTEAAVVAAPGFVQT, encoded by the exons ATGGGGGCCAAGCAGACCAAGGCGGGCTGCGCCCTTCCCTCTGCGGAGGAGGGAGGCCAGGTGCCCCGCGTCCCCCGCCCTCGCCGCCGGCTCCTCTCCTCCTCGCCTTCCTGGCCCTGGCCTTGGTGGCCCCCGGGGGGAGAGCTGCTGGCCGCGCTGCACCCTCCTCCGGCTCCTCCGTCTCCGTCTCCGTCTCCTCCGTCTGGATCGGTGTCTGCGCCCTACCTCCGCCGCGTGGGGCTGGTGCAGGAGCTGCTCCGGCTGGCCAAGCAGGGGCGCCGCCACGAGGCCACGCTGCTCCTCCGCAGCCTCCGCCAG GACCTGGGCCTGGAGTCGACCTCGCTGGACGACGTCCTCTACCGCTACGCCTCCTTCCGGAACCTGGTGGACCCCATCAGCCACGACCTGATCCTCGGCCTGGCCAGGTACATCCACTGCCCCCGAGCG GAGGGGGACTCTCTGGGGGCCCTGGAGAAGCTCTGCCGCCAGCTGACCTACCACCTGAGCCCTCACTCCCAGTGGAGGCGCCAAGGCCTGGTCAAGAAGAAGCCCCACGCCTG CCTGAAAGCGGTCCTGGTGGGAAACCCGCTGGACAACACGGTGGACCTTTCGGGCATCCCTCTGACCCCGAAGGATCTGGAGCGGGTCGCCGCTTACCTCCGGAGCAGCTCTTCCTTGGTGGAGAACGTGGAGCTCTGCTTCACGGAGCTGACAGACGAGATGTTCCTGCAGCTGCTGCCGGTGCTGAGCGCCTTGCCGCGCCTGGCCACGCTTTCCCTCAACGGCAACAGGCTCACTAAGGCCGTCCTCCGGGATTTGACCGAGGCCCTGAAGGACCCCCGCAACTTCCCCAGCGTCACCTGGATCGACCTGGGCAACAACGTGGACATCTTCTCTCTGCCGCAGCCCTTCCTGGTCAGCCTCAAGAAGCGGTGCCCCACGCAGGGCAGCCTCCCCACCATCCTGGAGTTCGGCGAGGGGCAGGCGAGCGACACGGAGGGGCAGGAGAGCCTGTCACCCTCCAGGGTCCGGGACACGCCGGCCGACGGACCAGAGATGGTGGAGGTGAGGCTGTGGCCGGGCGCATCTGATACGGAAGCGGCAGTGGTGGCTGCTCCTGGATTCGTTCAGACATGA